TACGTGATCGACGCCATCAAGCGCTGGGAAAAGCGGGTGATCATCACGGAGGTACACTTCGACGACCGGCCGCTGAACATCGACGGCAACCTGCTGCTGGTGCATATCGCCTACCGGGTGATCCAGAGCCAGGTGGAAGGGAATCTGGTTTATCCCTTCTACAGGGAAGCGCCAGCCAGCCCCGCTCGCTGAACCATCCCGTCTCCGACACATCCATGTCCCTTCCGGTAAGTAACCGGCGTGGCGAGAGCATCAGGCGCTCTTGCGTAACCGCCGAAAACCGGAGAGACCATGGGCCGCGCAAGCATCGGATACATCAACAAGGATTACGAATCGATCCGTCAGGAGCTGTTGGCGAAAATCCCGCAGCTCACCGACCGTTGGACCGATTTCAACCACTCCGATCTCGGCGTCGTCCTGCTCGATCTGTTCTGCGGCGTGGGCGACATGCTGGCCTACTACCTGGACGCCCAGGCGGCCGAGGCCTTTCTGCCCACGGCCCGCCAGCGCCAGAACGTCATCAACCTCTGCAAGCTCATCGGCTACCGGCTGGACTCGCCGGTGGCCTCCACCACCACGCTGCGTTTTCGGCTCTCCGTCCCGCTCGGCAAGGACCTGATCATTCCGGCGGGGACAGCCTGCCGCGCCTTGCTGAGTGACGGCGAAGCGGATTTTGAGACGGTCGAGGACGGTCTGATCCCGCGAGGCGTGCTCTCGGTGGACATCTCGGCCCGGCAAGGCGTGCGCCGCACCGAGACCTTCACTTCGACGGGGCTGCCATTCCAGCGCATCCGCCTGACCGGCGACGTCATCGCCCAGGGCACCATCACCGTTTCGGTGGGGGACGACGCCTGGAGCGAGGTCGATCATTTCCAGGACAGCCTGGCCGACAGCCGCCATTTCATGGCCGACCTGGACGCCCTCGACATCTCTACCCTGATTTTCGGCGATGGGCAAAGCGGCGCTGTACCCGCTCAGGGAAGCGCCATCACCGTCAGCTATCTGCAGACCATCGGAGACCAGGGCAATCTCGGTCCGAACCGGATCATCCAACTGCTGAGCCCGGTCTACCTCGACGGCGGCCAGGTCTCCCTGACCGTCACCAACCCGGTGCCCGCCACCGGCGGCGCTTCGCGGGAAGCCCTCGAACACGCCC
Above is a window of Oleidesulfovibrio alaskensis DSM 16109 DNA encoding:
- a CDS encoding baseplate J/gp47 family protein; amino-acid sequence: MGRASIGYINKDYESIRQELLAKIPQLTDRWTDFNHSDLGVVLLDLFCGVGDMLAYYLDAQAAEAFLPTARQRQNVINLCKLIGYRLDSPVASTTTLRFRLSVPLGKDLIIPAGTACRALLSDGEADFETVEDGLIPRGVLSVDISARQGVRRTETFTSTGLPFQRIRLTGDVIAQGTITVSVGDDAWSEVDHFQDSLADSRHFMADLDALDISTLIFGDGQSGAVPAQGSAITVSYLQTIGDQGNLGPNRIIQLLSPVYLDGGQVSLTVTNPVPATGGASREALEHARRQAPAELRSLWKAVTLEDYQALAEGYPGVAKAKVLDTNACQNIRYYNVQLAIAPNGGGMPSALLKRDLAEFLERRKVITVEINLFDPIYRPVSIDAEVYIWPGEPLENVRSRIEAALSDFFSFDQVSFGQTIHFSDLVALIDGVRGVSHMHLYAPQQDIELRHGEIPVLGTVNLDLRRAG